Proteins encoded by one window of Ulvibacter sp. MAR_2010_11:
- a CDS encoding alpha/beta fold hydrolase, which translates to MSKPQNSDIIHKFNINILGSGFQPMVFAHGYGCDQNMWRFVYPHFEDDYKIVLFDYIGAGKSDIKSYSAQKYSTLQAYADDVISICEFLKLEDVIFIGHSVSAMIGVLAANTAPTLFSKLIMLGPSPRYINDTEYVGGFEKEAIEDLMEALDSNYLGWSASMAPVIMGNPDRPELGIELKNSFCQTDPEVSKNFARVTFLSDNRSDIKKLQTPSLILQCSQDVIAPTTVGEYVAETIKNSTYKLLNATGHCPNLSAPEETVKAIKEYLQQKTGE; encoded by the coding sequence ATGTCCAAACCTCAGAATTCCGACATAATTCATAAATTTAATATAAATATTTTAGGGAGTGGTTTTCAGCCTATGGTCTTTGCCCATGGTTACGGTTGCGATCAAAACATGTGGCGATTTGTGTATCCTCACTTTGAGGATGACTATAAAATTGTTCTTTTTGATTATATCGGCGCGGGGAAATCGGATATAAAATCATATTCGGCACAAAAGTATAGTACATTACAAGCGTACGCCGATGATGTTATCTCTATATGTGAATTTTTAAAATTAGAGGATGTAATTTTTATCGGACATTCGGTGAGTGCCATGATTGGGGTATTAGCGGCGAACACGGCTCCTACCCTATTCTCGAAATTAATCATGCTGGGACCATCTCCCCGTTATATCAACGATACGGAGTATGTTGGCGGCTTTGAAAAAGAGGCTATTGAAGATCTTATGGAGGCTCTAGACAGCAACTATCTGGGATGGTCGGCATCAATGGCCCCTGTAATTATGGGCAATCCGGATCGCCCTGAACTGGGAATTGAACTAAAAAATAGTTTTTGCCAGACCGATCCGGAGGTATCGAAAAACTTCGCCAGAGTGACTTTTTTATCGGACAATCGTAGCGACATAAAAAAACTTCAAACACCTTCATTGATATTGCAATGTTCTCAGGATGTAATAGCTCCGACAACCGTGGGTGAATATGTTGCCGAAACCATTAAGAACAGCACATATAAATTACTCAATGCTACGGGGCACTGCCCTAATTTGAGTGCGCCTGAAGAAACCGTCAAAGCCATTAAAGAATATTTGCAACAAAAAACAGGTGAATAA
- a CDS encoding polysaccharide biosynthesis/export family protein — protein MKKYCLLFVLAFSLFSCATKKQILYFQDADTLNQTAIDKNFEPLIEPNDILHIALSSMDQEVLLPFVRTTGLENNIGNNNAGLQGYLVSNTGLIHFPVLGDVAVAGKTRGEVETTLQTQLEDYVKDVVVDVRIMNFKITVLGQVTHPGVFEIKDERVTLPEAIGLAGDFTLDGNRNEVVIIREEDGKRKVGRIDFTQTDFFNSPFYFLKQNDVVYVEPSLKGVKKSGFLPDIPAMLSLVTIILSTVIILTR, from the coding sequence ATGAAAAAATACTGCCTACTATTTGTACTAGCCTTTAGCCTTTTTTCTTGTGCCACCAAAAAGCAAATTTTATATTTCCAGGACGCCGATACTCTAAATCAAACAGCTATCGATAAAAATTTTGAACCGCTTATTGAGCCAAACGATATTTTGCACATTGCATTGTCTTCTATGGATCAAGAGGTTTTATTGCCGTTTGTGCGAACCACCGGCCTCGAAAATAACATTGGAAATAACAATGCGGGACTGCAGGGATATTTGGTGAGCAATACCGGTCTAATTCATTTTCCTGTTTTGGGAGATGTAGCGGTAGCGGGTAAAACGCGAGGAGAGGTAGAAACGACCCTCCAAACTCAACTTGAAGATTATGTCAAGGATGTTGTGGTTGATGTGCGTATTATGAATTTTAAAATCACGGTTTTGGGGCAGGTAACTCACCCCGGCGTTTTTGAAATTAAGGATGAACGTGTTACCCTTCCCGAAGCGATTGGATTGGCAGGGGATTTTACCTTAGACGGTAATAGAAATGAAGTTGTTATCATTAGGGAAGAAGATGGAAAACGAAAGGTAGGACGTATAGACTTTACCCAAACCGATTTCTTTAACAGCCCGTTTTATTTCTTAAAGCAAAACGACGTTGTTTATGTGGAACCTTCTTTAAAGGGCGTTAAAAAATCAGGATTCCTCCCCGATATTCCTGCAATGCTATCCCTGGTGACCATAATCTTAAGCACCGTAATCATCCTTACTCGCTAA
- a CDS encoding capsule assembly Wzi family protein — MKKSIPCLLLLLSLSLHAQQFEYSGNVEVIGLISNNDQLPFWLYTNSSSAINSETNFSGTALVTGTYNFEASFIEAGIAGFYRDGRDNELQRRDLYVRFQNNWLKATIGAKKQDTKEDGLSVTNKNFLWSQNARPLPGLILEANNPIKISEIFEVDWGIAHYSLNDDRFVDNTRVHYKRVGLITTFNEKHKLTAQLQHFVQWGGTSPVEGQLPNDFEAFVDVFFAKKRPFVTEDITYNNALGNHLGSFLLDYEFTGGVGIFSVYHEHPFEDGSGTRWANFPDGVWGVFFAPENKKIIASALYEFIDTSSQSGTGVGSGFDNYFSNNLYRSGWTYERNTIGMPFILVDPSIVITDTNTPIISNRAKIHHFGVTGIVKNFEWMLKSTFATHLGTYNNPFDSSLKNWHNYLAVSYKTNKHGIFTAITGADVSNLTDTNIGGGLQYSYSF; from the coding sequence ATGAAAAAAAGTATTCCTTGTCTGCTTCTTCTTTTGTCTTTGTCATTACATGCGCAACAATTTGAATACTCGGGAAATGTAGAAGTAATCGGACTAATCTCAAATAATGACCAACTTCCCTTTTGGCTGTACACCAACTCGAGTTCAGCAATAAATTCTGAAACAAATTTTTCGGGAACAGCATTGGTAACAGGTACCTATAATTTTGAAGCGTCGTTTATAGAAGCAGGAATAGCGGGGTTTTACAGAGACGGAAGGGATAACGAATTGCAGCGGCGCGATTTGTATGTGAGATTTCAGAATAACTGGTTGAAGGCTACGATAGGAGCCAAAAAACAAGATACTAAGGAGGACGGACTTTCAGTTACCAATAAAAACTTTCTGTGGTCTCAAAATGCACGACCGTTACCCGGCTTGATTTTGGAAGCTAATAATCCTATAAAAATCTCTGAAATCTTTGAGGTAGACTGGGGAATTGCACATTACAGTCTGAATGACGATAGATTTGTAGATAACACCAGGGTACACTACAAACGGGTTGGACTAATTACAACCTTTAATGAAAAGCATAAATTAACAGCACAATTACAGCATTTTGTGCAATGGGGTGGCACCTCTCCTGTTGAAGGCCAATTACCCAACGATTTTGAAGCCTTTGTCGATGTGTTTTTTGCAAAAAAGCGACCATTCGTAACCGAGGATATAACCTATAACAATGCTTTAGGAAATCACTTAGGTTCTTTCCTTCTGGATTATGAATTTACCGGGGGTGTCGGAATATTTTCGGTATATCACGAACATCCGTTTGAAGACGGTTCAGGAACCCGATGGGCTAATTTTCCCGATGGGGTTTGGGGAGTCTTTTTTGCACCGGAAAATAAAAAAATTATTGCTTCTGCTTTGTATGAGTTTATAGATACTTCGAGTCAGAGTGGTACCGGAGTAGGGAGTGGATTCGATAATTATTTTTCAAACAATCTTTATCGCAGCGGCTGGACCTATGAGCGAAATACAATTGGGATGCCCTTTATTTTGGTAGACCCTTCAATTGTAATTACCGATACAAACACTCCAATTATCAGCAACCGTGCTAAAATTCATCATTTTGGTGTGACCGGAATCGTTAAGAATTTCGAATGGATGCTTAAATCTACTTTTGCAACTCATTTAGGAACTTATAATAACCCTTTTGATTCTTCCTTAAAGAATTGGCACAATTACCTCGCGGTAAGTTATAAAACCAATAAACACGGCATTTTCACTGCTATAACAGGAGCCGATGTTAGCAATCTCACCGATACAAATATTGGGGGTGGTTTGCAGTATTCGTATTCTTTTTAA
- the mnmE gene encoding tRNA uridine-5-carboxymethylaminomethyl(34) synthesis GTPase MnmE — MIHNDTIVALATPAGAGAIAIIRLSGNNAIAIASQVFSSISGKVLSAQKTHTVHLGHLKDGERIIDEVLATIFKNPNSYTGEDVVEFSCHGSHYIQQEIIQLLLRKGCRMATAGEFTLRAFLNGKMDLSQAEAVADLIASDSAASHQLAIQQMRGGFSNEIKRLREELLNFASLIELELDFAEEDVEFANREEFQKLISKITQVLKRLIDSFATGNVLKNGIPVAIVGEPNVGKSTLLNALLNEERAIVSDIAGTTRDTIEDEISIGGVGFRFIDTAGIRETVDVIEGLGIKKTFEKIEQAQVVIYLFDATTGIAEETPSAHRASPSVRGEISAILLEIEKIRNRFPQKQLVIIANKVDKLSGVEIENLKSSIKNLFMLSAKTGEGVEALKTTLLDFVNTGALRNNETIVTNTRHYDALLKALEEIIKVQEGIDNNLSGDLLAIDIRQALYYFGEITGEITNDDLLGNIFANFCIGK, encoded by the coding sequence ATGATTCACAATGACACTATCGTCGCTTTGGCTACCCCGGCAGGTGCCGGAGCAATTGCTATAATTCGACTTTCGGGTAATAATGCTATAGCAATCGCTTCTCAGGTTTTTTCGTCGATTTCGGGAAAGGTGCTTTCGGCCCAAAAAACACATACAGTGCATTTGGGACATTTAAAGGATGGTGAGCGTATTATTGATGAGGTTTTGGCAACTATTTTTAAAAATCCGAATAGCTATACAGGAGAAGATGTGGTCGAATTTTCCTGTCACGGAAGTCATTATATTCAGCAGGAAATTATTCAGTTATTGCTTCGGAAGGGATGCCGGATGGCGACCGCAGGGGAGTTTACCTTAAGAGCTTTCTTAAACGGAAAAATGGATTTGAGTCAGGCTGAAGCGGTAGCGGATTTAATTGCAAGCGATTCGGCTGCATCGCACCAATTGGCGATTCAGCAAATGCGCGGCGGATTTTCAAACGAAATAAAACGACTTCGGGAAGAGTTGTTAAACTTCGCTTCCTTGATTGAGTTAGAACTGGATTTTGCCGAAGAAGATGTAGAATTTGCCAATCGTGAAGAATTTCAGAAATTAATTTCAAAAATAACACAGGTTTTAAAACGTCTAATCGACTCTTTTGCAACGGGGAATGTCTTGAAAAACGGAATTCCGGTTGCGATAGTAGGCGAACCCAATGTCGGGAAATCGACGCTTCTAAATGCTTTGCTAAACGAAGAGCGCGCCATAGTGAGTGATATTGCCGGGACAACAAGAGATACAATTGAAGATGAAATTTCAATTGGCGGTGTAGGCTTCCGATTTATTGATACTGCCGGAATTCGAGAAACGGTGGACGTCATTGAAGGTTTAGGAATAAAGAAAACTTTTGAGAAGATTGAGCAGGCGCAGGTGGTAATCTACCTTTTTGATGCAACTACCGGTATCGCAGAGGAGACCCCCTCTGCCCATAGGGCATCTCCCTCAGTTAGGGGAGAAATCTCTGCAATTCTATTGGAGATTGAGAAAATTAGAAATAGGTTCCCTCAGAAACAATTGGTAATTATAGCCAACAAAGTGGATAAACTTTCGGGAGTAGAAATCGAAAATCTAAAATCGTCCATCAAAAATCTATTCATGCTTTCAGCAAAAACAGGCGAAGGTGTTGAGGCACTAAAAACTACCTTACTAGACTTTGTAAATACAGGCGCCCTTCGGAATAACGAAACCATTGTCACCAATACGCGTCATTACGATGCATTATTAAAAGCCTTGGAAGAAATTATAAAGGTGCAGGAAGGAATTGATAATAACTTAAGCGGAGATCTGCTGGCCATCGATATTAGGCAAGCCCTGTACTACTTTGGAGAAATAACCGGAGAAATTACAAACGATGATTTACTGGGGAATATTTTTGCGAATTTTTGTATCGGAAAGTAA
- a CDS encoding polysaccharide biosynthesis tyrosine autokinase, producing the protein MTDSSAHSEIKEKSLRELIEQYARYWYWFILGVIVALVCAFIYLRYTTPSYQSNATVIVKDDKSGGGPAELAAFAELGGFFSKYNNSKIENELAIFNSKRIISEVVKELDLNITYQNIGTIKATELYEYIPFKVQYLSFTDSTRTNPVPALLFEVLSTTEFKVETVEGSNAQTHTFGERVALPFGDITVIPILEYKEKFDSFIGKTVSVQYKPIENVALAYQRRIAVKNDIKNSNVVNISMQSPVRGKAEDFINELIFQYNKDAIQDRGQVAQKTSNFIDSRLEIITRELDSVERNKEQFKSSNRLTNIETEAQLILENASEFNKRQSGVGTQLELANTMIDYMEKSSSNDLLPANIGLDGQEIGEAVNNYNQLILQRNKLLKNSTTKNPVVVNVNNQIEQIRSSILSSLKNTSNGLKISMRDLNFQEAALNSKIAQVPTKEKLYRGIERQQSIKEQLYLFLLQQREEASISLAVTAPKAKIVDSAYSSREPVSPNKPLIYLGALLAGLLLPFTVLYTSFLLNSKVSNRRDVERAISGVMMIGEVPKLKKSDEELIQHNDRSILAESFRILRTNLQYLFVSKQKDTEEAKTIFVTSTIKGEGKTFVAFNLALTLALTGKKVVLVGADIRNPQLHRYLPEADRKNKGLTEYIIEPSLTTQQLASQSEYNPNLNIVLSGIIPPNPAELLMQKRTGEFFAELEQSYDYVIVDTAPSMLVTDTILINKFADLTLYVVRAGYTDKRLLDFPKDAMDEGRLSNLAIVLNNVSMSNFGYGNKYGYTYTNEKKSFIQRLFKR; encoded by the coding sequence ATGACCGATTCTTCAGCACATTCCGAAATAAAAGAAAAGTCACTTAGAGAGCTTATAGAGCAATATGCTCGGTATTGGTATTGGTTTATTTTAGGAGTGATTGTAGCTTTAGTTTGCGCCTTTATTTATTTGAGGTACACCACACCTTCCTATCAAAGTAATGCCACGGTAATAGTTAAAGATGACAAAAGTGGAGGAGGTCCGGCCGAATTAGCGGCTTTTGCCGAATTGGGAGGTTTCTTTTCAAAATACAACAACAGTAAAATTGAAAATGAACTCGCTATTTTTAATTCGAAGCGGATTATTTCTGAAGTGGTAAAAGAGCTGGATCTTAATATTACCTATCAGAATATCGGGACTATCAAAGCTACCGAGTTATACGAATACATTCCGTTTAAAGTACAATACCTTTCCTTTACAGATAGTACCCGAACAAATCCGGTTCCTGCCTTGTTGTTTGAAGTGCTTTCTACAACCGAATTTAAAGTGGAAACTGTTGAGGGCTCAAATGCTCAGACACACACCTTTGGAGAGCGGGTTGCACTCCCTTTTGGCGACATCACAGTAATCCCGATATTGGAATACAAAGAAAAATTTGACTCGTTTATTGGGAAAACAGTTTCGGTACAATACAAACCAATAGAAAATGTCGCTCTGGCTTACCAACGTCGAATCGCCGTAAAGAATGACATTAAAAACAGCAATGTGGTAAACATTAGTATGCAATCTCCGGTTCGTGGAAAAGCCGAGGATTTTATAAATGAACTTATCTTTCAGTACAACAAGGATGCGATTCAGGATAGAGGACAGGTGGCTCAAAAAACCTCCAATTTTATCGATTCGAGATTGGAAATTATAACACGCGAATTGGATTCGGTGGAAAGGAATAAGGAGCAGTTTAAAAGTAGCAACCGACTTACAAACATAGAAACCGAAGCACAGCTTATCCTTGAAAACGCCAGTGAATTCAACAAAAGGCAATCGGGTGTTGGTACGCAGCTGGAACTGGCAAACACCATGATCGATTATATGGAAAAGTCTTCCAGTAACGACTTATTGCCGGCAAATATTGGCTTGGACGGACAGGAAATAGGAGAAGCCGTTAATAACTACAACCAGCTAATTCTACAACGAAATAAATTGCTAAAGAACTCAACCACTAAAAATCCCGTGGTTGTGAATGTGAACAATCAGATTGAACAGATACGCTCCAGTATTTTAAGTAGTTTGAAAAACACCAGCAACGGACTCAAAATCTCAATGCGCGATTTAAATTTTCAGGAAGCTGCTTTAAATTCAAAAATAGCACAGGTTCCCACCAAAGAAAAGCTCTATCGTGGTATAGAAAGACAACAATCCATTAAAGAACAGTTGTATTTGTTCTTGTTACAACAACGGGAGGAAGCATCTATTTCATTAGCGGTTACAGCTCCAAAGGCAAAAATTGTAGACAGTGCATATAGCAGTAGAGAACCGGTTTCGCCTAACAAGCCCCTTATCTATTTGGGAGCACTACTAGCAGGATTATTATTGCCTTTTACAGTTTTGTATACTTCATTTTTATTGAATTCGAAAGTTTCGAACAGACGGGATGTAGAGCGGGCAATTTCTGGAGTGATGATGATTGGGGAAGTTCCGAAACTCAAGAAAAGCGATGAAGAGCTAATTCAGCATAACGACAGAAGTATTTTAGCAGAATCCTTCAGAATTCTTCGAACTAATTTGCAATACTTGTTTGTGAGCAAACAAAAAGATACCGAAGAAGCTAAAACCATTTTTGTGACTTCAACTATTAAAGGAGAAGGAAAAACCTTTGTAGCTTTTAATTTAGCACTCACTTTGGCTCTCACGGGAAAGAAAGTGGTTTTGGTTGGAGCAGATATCAGAAATCCACAACTACACAGATATTTACCCGAAGCCGATAGAAAAAATAAAGGACTCACTGAGTACATTATTGAACCATCTCTAACAACGCAACAGTTGGCATCTCAAAGCGAATACAATCCAAATTTGAATATTGTGCTTTCAGGAATTATTCCACCCAATCCTGCTGAGTTATTAATGCAAAAACGCACCGGCGAATTTTTTGCAGAATTAGAACAATCGTACGATTATGTAATTGTAGATACCGCACCTTCTATGTTGGTAACCGATACAATTCTCATCAATAAATTTGCGGACCTTACCTTGTATGTGGTGCGTGCAGGTTATACCGATAAACGTTTGTTAGATTTCCCAAAAGATGCAATGGATGAAGGTAGATTGTCGAACCTTGCCATAGTGTTGAACAATGTGAGCATGAGCAATTTTGGTTACGGCAATAAATATGGTTATACCTATACAAACGAGAAGAAGTCGTTCATACAGCGACTTTTTAAAAGATAG
- a CDS encoding ATP-binding protein produces the protein MNKNETSKKVESARLKAALDLYDNAPCGSISFRNDSIILDINNTLCFWLGYKKEELINKRTLPSLFKIGGQIFFETHFFPLIKMQGFIKEVYFDIVKKDKSVLHGLINVREIPGVNNQPGTYQATVLDISDRWHYESELLKAKRQAEADSKAKADFLATISHEIRTPLNSILGIGNLLHKTPLNVNQKEYARLLLHSSEHLLSLVNNLLDLSKIEANKIELEQTPFNLHDITNILKHTFSVKAKEKGIELVLNLGDDVPQNIIGDPVKLKQILTNLVGNAIKFTKEGSVSLSVLVENINKRDVNLYFEVSDTGIGIPEEKLDLIFQEFSQASYDVSVEFGGTGLGLTISKKLLELHGSTLSVTSKLNVGSMFSFKLEYPIYNKKLPPEDASTRLSENHNFGTLRVLLVDDNPANIFIAAQYLEQWDIKYLSAESGVEALSILKKSDFDIVLLDLQMPKLNGYETAKKIRSLQLKKNPVIIAFSASAKGEVHSQLVEAGIDDHLPKPFQPRQLYELLLQYKGSKKPTKSLVNRDSTKSAAIKSKTKNKLVETAKVSFSLRRYEKMANNKPEYLKKFRLSTLDALISYQKDFTNAVANKNIKNLSDLIHKSTMSLYYIQADPLSNLLKECRIILEENNGDDALLSSKIHECNEEFKVIIKGLQRA, from the coding sequence GTGAATAAGAATGAAACTTCCAAAAAAGTTGAGTCAGCGCGCTTAAAAGCGGCCTTAGACCTGTATGATAATGCTCCATGCGGATCCATCTCTTTCCGGAATGATAGCATTATCTTAGATATCAATAACACTTTATGCTTTTGGTTGGGCTATAAAAAGGAAGAACTGATTAACAAACGAACCCTTCCCAGCCTTTTTAAAATTGGCGGACAGATATTTTTTGAAACGCACTTTTTTCCTCTAATTAAAATGCAGGGCTTTATAAAGGAAGTCTATTTTGATATCGTAAAGAAAGATAAAAGTGTTTTACATGGTTTGATTAACGTAAGGGAGATTCCCGGAGTTAATAATCAACCCGGCACATACCAGGCAACGGTATTAGATATTTCAGATCGATGGCACTACGAATCGGAACTTCTTAAAGCCAAGCGTCAAGCCGAAGCGGATTCTAAGGCAAAAGCAGATTTTTTAGCAACCATTAGCCACGAGATTAGAACTCCCTTAAATTCGATCTTGGGAATTGGAAATTTGCTTCATAAAACCCCACTTAATGTAAATCAGAAGGAATACGCCCGTCTTTTGCTTCACTCTTCCGAGCATTTATTGAGCCTGGTAAACAACCTATTGGATTTAAGTAAGATTGAAGCCAATAAAATTGAATTGGAGCAGACTCCTTTCAACCTTCATGATATAACAAATATTTTAAAACACACATTTTCAGTAAAGGCAAAAGAGAAAGGTATTGAACTGGTTTTAAATTTAGGGGACGATGTACCTCAGAATATAATTGGAGATCCAGTTAAACTTAAACAGATTTTGACTAACCTAGTAGGAAATGCCATCAAGTTTACGAAAGAAGGATCGGTATCACTGTCTGTTTTAGTTGAAAACATAAATAAACGAGATGTAAATCTTTATTTTGAAGTCTCTGATACCGGAATTGGGATTCCGGAAGAAAAACTCGATTTGATATTTCAGGAATTTTCTCAGGCTAGTTACGACGTAAGCGTGGAATTTGGAGGAACAGGCCTGGGCTTAACAATTAGTAAAAAATTACTAGAGCTTCACGGCAGTACATTGTCTGTAACAAGTAAGTTGAACGTAGGATCAATGTTTAGTTTCAAACTTGAGTATCCAATTTATAACAAGAAGCTACCTCCTGAAGATGCTTCAACCAGGCTATCAGAAAATCATAATTTTGGGACTCTCAGAGTGCTATTGGTAGATGATAATCCAGCAAATATCTTCATTGCTGCACAATATCTAGAACAATGGGATATAAAGTATCTGTCTGCCGAAAGCGGGGTTGAAGCTCTGTCTATACTTAAGAAAAGCGATTTTGATATTGTATTATTAGATTTACAAATGCCCAAACTAAATGGCTATGAAACAGCGAAGAAAATTAGAAGTTTACAACTGAAGAAAAATCCTGTAATTATAGCCTTTTCAGCTTCGGCAAAAGGAGAGGTCCATTCACAATTAGTAGAGGCAGGTATAGATGATCACCTTCCAAAGCCATTTCAGCCCAGACAATTGTACGAATTATTGTTACAATACAAAGGGTCAAAGAAACCAACCAAGTCACTTGTAAATCGAGATTCTACCAAATCTGCAGCTATTAAAAGCAAGACGAAAAACAAATTAGTTGAAACGGCTAAAGTAAGTTTTAGCTTACGCCGCTATGAAAAGATGGCTAACAACAAGCCGGAATACCTTAAAAAATTCCGATTAAGCACCCTGGATGCCTTGATAAGCTATCAAAAGGACTTTACCAATGCAGTTGCAAATAAGAATATAAAAAATCTATCCGATCTTATTCATAAAAGCACCATGTCTTTATATTACATTCAGGCTGACCCCCTTAGTAATCTTTTAAAGGAATGCAGAATTATTCTTGAAGAAAATAACGGTGACGATGCTCTTCTATCGTCCAAAATACATGAGTGCAACGAAGAATTTAAAGTGATTATAAAAGGATTACAAAGAGCATAG